One window of the Halobacillus litoralis genome contains the following:
- a CDS encoding nucleoside recognition domain-containing protein: MKGILQRGIKKGVDLTWTLGKVIFPVTLIVTILQFTPILPWVMERLEPMMGWLGLSGEAAVPLVLGNFLNLYAGIAAIISFEFTVKEVFILAIMMSFSHNLLIESTVAKKVGVSWWFVAGVRLSLAFISAAAINFFWKGGGETAKYGFTPEKTAAPEGWTEIIFQGLQTAFMGIIQLALIVIPLMIFMQYLREKGWLDRFSEWVAPATKFLGMERNTSMTLVAGLTIGLAYGAGLMIQAVEEDGVSKKDMYLALLFLVSCHAVVEDTLIFIPLGIPVWPLLLIRLLTAVALTAAVGFIWNRLQQKRKDTSNEHTYHSL, translated from the coding sequence ATGAAGGGCATATTACAAAGAGGAATCAAAAAAGGGGTCGATCTCACTTGGACGCTTGGGAAAGTCATTTTTCCAGTGACATTGATCGTAACCATCTTACAATTCACGCCGATTTTGCCCTGGGTGATGGAACGGCTGGAACCGATGATGGGGTGGCTCGGTCTATCTGGAGAAGCAGCTGTTCCTCTTGTTCTCGGTAATTTTTTGAACCTTTATGCAGGTATCGCGGCTATAATATCCTTTGAGTTTACTGTAAAGGAAGTTTTCATTTTAGCGATTATGATGTCTTTTTCCCACAACTTGCTGATCGAGTCGACGGTGGCCAAAAAAGTCGGGGTCAGCTGGTGGTTTGTTGCAGGGGTTCGTTTAAGCCTTGCTTTCATATCGGCGGCAGCCATCAATTTCTTTTGGAAAGGTGGAGGAGAAACCGCTAAGTATGGGTTCACTCCAGAGAAAACGGCAGCTCCTGAAGGATGGACTGAGATCATCTTCCAAGGTTTGCAGACGGCTTTCATGGGGATAATCCAGCTTGCCTTGATTGTCATCCCTTTGATGATTTTCATGCAGTATTTGCGGGAAAAAGGATGGTTGGACCGTTTTTCTGAGTGGGTTGCGCCGGCGACGAAATTTCTCGGTATGGAGCGTAACACTTCGATGACATTAGTGGCCGGACTGACCATCGGCCTTGCTTACGGGGCTGGTTTGATGATTCAAGCGGTAGAAGAAGATGGAGTTTCGAAAAAGGACATGTACTTAGCATTGCTTTTTCTCGTTTCTTGTCATGCTGTCGTTGAGGATACACTTATTTTCATCCCGCTCGGTATTCCGGTTTGGCCGCTTCTTCTCATCCGATTATTGACGGCAGTCGCATTGACAGCAGCCGTCGGTTTCATTTGGAATAGACTACAACAGAAAAGAAAGGATACATCTAATGAGCATACGTACCATTCTCTTTGA
- the ppaX gene encoding pyrophosphatase PpaX → MSIRTILFDLDGTLIDTNELIIASFTHTIEQYADRPYERKEILDFIGPPLRDSLSKVNPAKVEEMIVTYRKHNIENHNSYVKAYDGVVETIKTLKKQGYRLGIVTTKMRNTVQMGLELTGLDGLFETVITLDDVKNAKPHPEPIVKALSHLDSQASEALMVGDNTHDIEAGQNAGTKTAGVAWTIKGREVLDNLKPDYMLTHMSELVEITGG, encoded by the coding sequence ATGAGCATACGTACCATTCTCTTTGATTTAGACGGGACGTTGATTGATACCAATGAATTGATCATCGCTTCCTTCACACATACGATTGAGCAATATGCCGACAGACCATATGAGCGGAAGGAAATACTCGATTTTATCGGTCCTCCTCTGAGGGATAGCTTGAGTAAAGTGAATCCGGCGAAAGTGGAAGAGATGATTGTAACTTACCGTAAACATAACATCGAGAACCATAACAGTTATGTTAAAGCATATGACGGTGTCGTTGAAACGATCAAAACTTTGAAAAAGCAAGGCTACCGACTTGGGATCGTGACAACGAAAATGCGTAACACGGTGCAGATGGGCTTGGAACTGACAGGGCTGGACGGGCTGTTTGAAACAGTGATTACACTTGATGATGTAAAGAATGCAAAGCCACATCCGGAACCTATCGTCAAGGCGTTGAGTCATCTTGATTCCCAAGCATCGGAAGCATTGATGGTCGGAGACAATACTCACGATATTGAAGCAGGTCAAAATGCAGGAACGAAAACTGCCGGTGTCGCTTGGACGATCAAAGGCAGAGAAGTGTTGGATAATCTTAAACCTGATTATATGCTGACACATATGAGTGAGCTAGTAGAAATTACAGGGGGATGA
- a CDS encoding acyltransferase, whose protein sequence is MRKTERYPVKGANSLWHIYKTVPFFKVVKNFVIIQLARYTPFLAMKNWLYRTFLHMKVGDQTAFALMVMVDIMFPEKIKVGRNTVIGYNTTILAHEYLIEEFRLGDVIIGDEVLIGANSTILPGVTIGEKAVVSAGTLVHKNVPPGAFVGGNPMQVIYTKEQMEERRMHLGKGGSL, encoded by the coding sequence ATGAGAAAAACGGAGCGCTATCCGGTAAAGGGAGCTAATTCCTTATGGCACATTTATAAGACGGTGCCGTTTTTCAAAGTGGTCAAAAACTTCGTCATCATCCAACTGGCTCGCTATACACCATTCCTAGCCATGAAAAACTGGTTATACCGTACCTTTCTCCACATGAAAGTCGGGGATCAGACCGCCTTTGCACTCATGGTCATGGTCGACATCATGTTTCCGGAGAAAATCAAAGTCGGACGCAATACTGTGATCGGATATAATACAACGATTCTCGCCCATGAATATTTGATTGAGGAATTCCGCCTTGGCGATGTCATCATTGGGGATGAGGTATTGATCGGTGCCAATTCGACGATTTTACCTGGAGTGACTATCGGAGAAAAAGCTGTAGTATCGGCGGGGACACTCGTGCATAAGAATGTCCCGCCGGGGGCTTTTGTCGGTGGCAATCCAATGCAGGTGATTTATACGAAAGAACAGATGGAAGAGCGGAGAATGCATCTGGGAAAGGGTGGAAGCCTGTGA
- a CDS encoding glycerol-3-phosphate responsive antiterminator, translating into MTLSQSILPAVKKIKEFEALLDSETDYIILLESRLGLLRKLVKVGQKAGKKIFIHVDLIQGLKADEYGMEYLGQVVKPDGVISTRAHVIHQAKKYNLLSVQRLFLIDSQAIEHNVKIIQKTKPDFVEVLPGILPGMIEEIKDRVGVPVIAGGLIRTDAEVDQALASGAAAVSTSRSDLWRFNNENT; encoded by the coding sequence GTGACGTTGAGCCAGTCAATTTTGCCCGCCGTGAAGAAGATAAAAGAGTTTGAGGCATTGTTGGATAGTGAGACAGATTATATCATTCTTTTGGAAAGCCGGTTAGGACTCTTGAGAAAACTTGTAAAAGTTGGCCAAAAAGCCGGAAAGAAAATTTTCATTCATGTCGATTTGATCCAAGGCTTGAAGGCAGATGAATACGGGATGGAATATCTTGGGCAGGTAGTGAAACCAGATGGAGTCATTTCGACGAGAGCTCACGTGATCCACCAGGCGAAGAAATACAATCTCCTTTCAGTCCAGCGGTTGTTTTTAATAGACAGTCAAGCCATTGAACATAACGTGAAGATCATCCAAAAGACAAAGCCGGATTTCGTTGAAGTTTTACCTGGCATATTACCGGGTATGATAGAAGAGATAAAGGACCGTGTAGGAGTTCCTGTCATTGCCGGAGGATTGATCCGGACAGATGCAGAGGTTGATCAAGCCCTTGCTTCAGGAGCTGCCGCAGTCTCTACTTCACGATCTGATTTGTGGCGCTTTAACAACGAGAATACATAA
- a CDS encoding MIP/aquaporin family protein, translating to MTEFMGELIGTMILIIFGAGVIAGANLKATKAEGSWVLITIAWGLAVAMGVYAVGQVTGAHINPAVTLGLATVGDFAWEKVPMYILAQTIGAFIGATIVFFHYLPHWKDTEDQMAMKSIFCTDPAIRSPISNLVSEIIGTFVLVMGILFIGANDFTDGLNPLIVGLLIVAIGMSLGSTTGYAINPARDLGPRIAHAVLPIPGKGGSDWGYAWIPVVGPAIGGVYGGLFYQAIFKGSANVWFWIGTLIILAIMLSSMRVELKKVYQTEEGVE from the coding sequence ATGACTGAATTTATGGGTGAACTGATTGGAACGATGATTCTCATCATTTTCGGGGCCGGAGTAATCGCCGGAGCCAATTTGAAAGCGACTAAAGCAGAAGGAAGCTGGGTACTCATCACTATTGCCTGGGGCCTTGCCGTTGCTATGGGGGTTTATGCTGTCGGTCAAGTGACAGGTGCTCATATTAACCCGGCAGTGACCCTCGGATTAGCGACTGTAGGTGACTTTGCCTGGGAGAAAGTGCCGATGTATATCCTTGCACAGACAATCGGAGCATTTATCGGTGCGACGATTGTATTCTTTCATTACCTTCCGCACTGGAAGGATACAGAAGACCAGATGGCAATGAAGTCAATCTTTTGTACAGACCCAGCTATACGTAGCCCGATTTCTAACTTAGTGAGTGAAATCATTGGAACATTCGTATTGGTTATGGGAATCCTTTTCATAGGGGCGAATGATTTTACAGATGGTCTCAATCCCTTGATTGTCGGCTTATTAATTGTTGCAATCGGGATGTCGCTTGGTTCTACAACGGGCTATGCGATTAACCCTGCCCGTGACCTTGGACCGAGGATAGCACACGCTGTTCTGCCGATTCCAGGTAAAGGAGGATCTGACTGGGGTTACGCGTGGATTCCTGTGGTTGGTCCAGCTATCGGTGGAGTTTATGGCGGTTTGTTTTATCAGGCGATTTTCAAGGGTAGTGCCAATGTATGGTTCTGGATTGGAACTTTAATCATTTTAGCAATTATGCTTTCCTCGATGAGAGTGGAACTTAAGAAAGTTTATCAAACTGAAGAAGGAGTGGAATAA
- the glpK gene encoding glycerol kinase GlpK, producing the protein MGKYILSIDQGTTSSRAILFNHDGEIVETGQKEFEQYFQKPGWVEHDANEIWTSVLACIADVLRRADIEADQVAGIGITNQRETTVVWDKNTGKPIYKAVVWQSRQTQSICNELKEQGYEDTFRDKTGLLLDPYFAGTKVKWILDNVDGAREKAEKGDLMFGTIDTWLVYKLSGKQAHVTDYSNASRTLMYNIFDLKWDGELLEILDVPKSMLPEVKQSSEVYAHTVDYHFFGKKVPIAGIAGDQQAALFGQACFEKGMAKNTYGTGGFMLMNTGEEAVKSENGLLTTLAWGLDGKVEYALEGSIFVSGSAIQWLRDGLNMIETSPQSEEVAGEVSSTEGVYVVPAFVGLGTPYWDSEARGAVFGLTRGTKRAHFVRATLESLAYQTKDVVDAMVEDSDIELKKLRVDGGAVKNNLLMQFQSDLLDVTVERPEVNETTALGAAYLAGLAVGFWEDRKAIENQWKMEREFDPSMKEEKSKKLYKGWQKAVEATRVFKQED; encoded by the coding sequence ATGGGAAAATACATTTTATCTATTGACCAGGGTACGACAAGTTCAAGAGCGATTTTGTTCAACCACGATGGGGAAATCGTAGAGACAGGTCAGAAGGAATTTGAACAGTATTTTCAAAAACCAGGCTGGGTGGAACATGATGCCAACGAAATTTGGACCTCTGTGCTTGCATGTATTGCGGATGTACTTAGAAGAGCTGACATCGAAGCGGATCAAGTGGCAGGGATCGGAATTACAAACCAGCGTGAAACGACTGTCGTTTGGGATAAGAACACAGGTAAGCCTATATATAAAGCTGTTGTTTGGCAATCACGCCAAACGCAAAGCATTTGTAATGAACTGAAGGAACAGGGATATGAGGATACCTTCCGTGATAAAACAGGTTTATTGTTGGATCCATATTTCGCAGGCACAAAGGTGAAATGGATTTTGGACAATGTTGATGGGGCGCGCGAAAAAGCTGAAAAAGGCGATTTGATGTTCGGAACGATCGATACATGGCTGGTCTACAAGCTCTCAGGAAAACAAGCCCATGTGACCGATTATTCTAATGCTTCCCGCACGCTGATGTATAATATTTTCGACCTTAAATGGGACGGTGAGCTTCTTGAAATCCTTGATGTACCGAAGAGCATGCTTCCTGAAGTGAAGCAGTCCTCTGAAGTTTATGCCCATACTGTCGATTATCACTTTTTCGGTAAGAAAGTGCCGATTGCAGGAATTGCAGGGGACCAGCAAGCCGCTCTCTTCGGACAAGCTTGTTTTGAAAAGGGAATGGCCAAAAATACGTATGGAACTGGTGGTTTCATGCTTATGAACACTGGTGAAGAAGCCGTGAAATCAGAGAACGGTTTATTGACGACCCTCGCATGGGGGCTTGATGGTAAAGTCGAGTACGCCCTCGAAGGTAGTATCTTCGTATCAGGTTCTGCCATACAGTGGCTCCGTGACGGACTTAATATGATCGAGACCTCGCCTCAAAGTGAAGAGGTGGCCGGAGAAGTATCTTCGACGGAAGGTGTATACGTCGTCCCTGCGTTTGTAGGACTGGGCACTCCGTATTGGGACAGCGAAGCTCGTGGAGCTGTCTTCGGTTTGACTCGCGGTACGAAGCGGGCGCACTTCGTCCGGGCAACCCTTGAATCTCTGGCTTACCAAACAAAGGATGTTGTCGATGCGATGGTCGAGGATTCTGATATTGAACTGAAAAAACTTCGTGTTGATGGCGGAGCAGTAAAGAATAATCTGCTGATGCAGTTCCAAAGTGATCTCCTTGATGTTACAGTCGAGCGTCCAGAAGTGAATGAAACGACTGCACTTGGTGCTGCGTATCTTGCAGGATTAGCCGTCGGGTTCTGGGAAGATCGTAAGGCAATTGAAAATCAATGGAAAATGGAACGGGAATTCGATCCATCTATGAAAGAAGAGAAAAGTAAGAAGCTTTATAAAGGTTGGCAGAAAGCGGTGGAAGCTACAAGAGTATTCAAACAGGAAGATTAA
- a CDS encoding glycerol-3-phosphate dehydrogenase/oxidase, with protein MQSFSSYERQEQFDRMAQEDWDVLVIGGGITGSGIALDAASRGMKTAVVEMQDYAAGTSSRSTKLVHGGLRYLKQFEVKMVAEVGKEREIVYENGPHVTTPEWMMLPFHEGGNFGPFSTNIGLRVYDYLAGVKKSERRSMMSAEEALEREPLIKKEGLKGAGYYVEYKTDDARLTLEVMKKAVDYGACSSNYAKVVDFIYDENGSIVGAKIEDTVTGEQYHVKAKKIINAGGPWVDELREIDGSKKGKTLQLTKGVHLVFDQSKFPLKQAIYFDSPDGRMIFAIPRDGKTYIGTTDTTYEEKEDIAHPTMREEDREYILNAMKTMFPTVEVSENDVESSWAGLRPLVHEEGKDPSEISRKDEMFISDSGLISMAGGKLTGYRKMAQTAADLVRDQLMEEYGIRYSDSETKRMPISGGDVGGSQGFKKFKEERTRIGESIGLSKEEAEKLIRLYGSNVDVVFHNYQKRQQEANQAQIDPAVFAQLVYAMEHEMTVKPVDFFVRRTAALFFNINWVRKHKAPVIDYMAKELSYTEQQKQDYINQLERLLEEAVKPIEYV; from the coding sequence ATGCAATCATTTTCTAGTTACGAAAGACAAGAACAATTTGACCGTATGGCTCAAGAAGATTGGGACGTCCTAGTCATCGGTGGGGGGATTACTGGATCTGGTATCGCTCTGGACGCTGCCAGCCGCGGCATGAAAACAGCTGTCGTTGAGATGCAGGATTACGCAGCCGGGACTTCCAGCCGATCCACGAAACTTGTGCACGGTGGATTAAGATATTTGAAACAGTTCGAAGTCAAAATGGTGGCTGAAGTCGGCAAGGAACGTGAAATCGTTTATGAAAACGGCCCACATGTGACGACACCAGAGTGGATGATGCTTCCTTTCCATGAGGGAGGAAACTTCGGCCCATTTTCAACGAACATAGGGTTGCGCGTATATGATTATCTTGCTGGTGTAAAAAAATCCGAACGCCGTTCAATGATGAGTGCTGAAGAAGCACTGGAGCGCGAACCTCTCATAAAGAAAGAGGGTCTTAAAGGCGCAGGATACTATGTCGAGTATAAAACTGATGATGCACGCCTTACGCTTGAAGTCATGAAGAAGGCGGTTGATTATGGTGCCTGTTCTTCCAACTATGCTAAAGTCGTCGACTTCATCTATGATGAAAATGGATCGATCGTAGGTGCAAAAATCGAGGATACCGTTACGGGCGAGCAATACCATGTGAAGGCGAAGAAAATCATTAATGCCGGTGGTCCATGGGTCGATGAACTACGTGAAATTGATGGTTCGAAAAAAGGGAAAACATTGCAGCTTACCAAAGGTGTCCACCTTGTTTTCGACCAATCGAAGTTTCCGCTCAAACAAGCTATCTACTTCGACAGTCCGGATGGTCGGATGATTTTTGCGATTCCTAGAGATGGTAAAACGTATATTGGAACGACAGATACGACTTATGAGGAAAAAGAGGATATCGCTCATCCGACGATGAGGGAAGAAGATCGGGAGTATATTTTAAATGCGATGAAGACGATGTTCCCTACAGTAGAGGTTTCAGAAAACGACGTCGAATCCAGCTGGGCAGGTTTACGTCCATTAGTACATGAAGAAGGCAAAGATCCTTCTGAGATCTCTCGTAAAGATGAAATGTTCATTTCGGATTCTGGTTTGATTTCCATGGCTGGTGGTAAGTTGACAGGGTACCGTAAGATGGCTCAAACAGCTGCTGATCTTGTCCGTGACCAACTGATGGAGGAATATGGAATTCGTTACTCTGATTCAGAAACAAAACGCATGCCGATTTCCGGTGGTGATGTGGGAGGATCGCAAGGGTTCAAGAAATTCAAAGAAGAGCGTACCCGAATAGGTGAATCCATCGGTCTCAGTAAAGAGGAGGCTGAAAAGCTGATCCGCCTGTATGGTTCGAATGTCGATGTGGTCTTCCACAACTATCAAAAGCGCCAGCAAGAAGCAAACCAAGCGCAAATCGATCCAGCCGTTTTTGCTCAGCTCGTTTATGCGATGGAACATGAGATGACAGTCAAACCGGTTGATTTCTTCGTCCGTCGAACGGCAGCGCTTTTCTTCAATATTAATTGGGTTAGAAAGCATAAAGCTCCGGTCATCGATTATATGGCTAAGGAATTGAGTTACACGGAACAACAAAAACAAGATTATATCAATCAACTTGAACGCTTATTAGAAGAAGCTGTCAAACCAATCGAATATGTATGA
- a CDS encoding MerR family transcriptional regulator — protein sequence MTHSFTIQQVADQFQVTQRTIRYYEELGLIHPERTSAGRRSFSSKDLTRLGLVFRGKIYGFHLDEIKEMIHLFDQDPSGVRQLERTLSYGKDKMREVDVRIRELEHLKAEMKQWLMKFEEELEERRGDAP from the coding sequence GTGACACATTCTTTTACAATCCAACAAGTGGCAGATCAATTTCAGGTGACACAGCGAACCATCCGGTATTATGAGGAGCTTGGTTTGATTCATCCTGAGCGTACCTCTGCTGGTCGACGTTCATTTTCGTCAAAAGACCTGACTCGGCTAGGTCTGGTTTTTCGCGGTAAAATATATGGGTTTCATCTGGATGAAATCAAAGAGATGATTCACCTATTCGATCAGGATCCTTCAGGAGTCAGACAGCTTGAGCGCACATTGAGCTATGGAAAAGACAAAATGAGGGAGGTAGATGTACGTATCCGGGAGTTGGAGCACTTGAAGGCTGAAATGAAACAATGGTTGATGAAATTCGAAGAAGAATTAGAAGAACGGAGAGGAGATGCGCCATGA